In Gilliamella sp. B3022, the sequence CTCCCCTATTATCTGAACGTTGTGGTGTTAAGTTAGACGAAGAAAGAATGAATAAAAAAGTCCAACAATGGCAAAAAATCGTGATTTCAGCCTGTGAGCAATGTGGTCGTAATGTGATACCCGTCATCAACCCTGTAATGAAACTCGAAAATTGGTGCGCAAGTTTAACAAGTCCGTTAAGGTTAAATTTACACCCAAAAGCGCAATATGGTGTTAAGCAATTACCTTATGATCAACATAATATTAGTTTATTAATTGGTCCTGAGGGTGGTTTGACTGATGCTGAAATCAATATGACACATCGATTTGATTTTACTGATATACTACTTGGTCCACGTATATTACGCACGGAAACTGCAGCTCTTACAGCAATTACAGCCTTACAAGTGTATTTAGGTGATTTAGGTTAATGAATTAATAATAAGATAATAAATGTGTATTTGCATCTAGACCAGTTACGAGTATGATAGTTAGCAATGTTCTCATAATAGTGGGTAACACTATATCATAATATGTTTCAAATATACTTTTAAACTTGTATAACTTAAATATATGTTATCATCATAAATGTCGATAAAACTAATAAAGTCAGTAAGGAGTTACCATGATTAAGCTTGGTATAGTAATGGATCCCATTAGTCATATTAAAATTAAAAAAGACACAAGTTTTGCTATGCTACATGAAGCACAAAAACGCGGATACCAACTTTTTTATATGGAAATGAATGATCTTTTTTTACGTAATGGCGAAGCTTACGCAACGACAAAGACATTAAAGGTTTATAACGACCATTCCCATTGGTTTGATTTTACCGAAGAGCAAACAATACCATTGAGTGATCTTGATGTTATTTTGATGCGTAAAGATCCACCCTTTGATACCGAATTTATATATGCAACGTATATTCTTGAACGAGCTGAAGCAAAAGGTGTATTAGTGGTTAATAAACCACAAAGTTTACGAGATTGTAATGAAAAACTCTTTACGGCTTGGTTTGCGCAATTTACGCCTGAAACATTGGTCACTCGGCAAACTCAACATATCAAAGCGTTTCATCAACAATATTCTGATATTATTTTAAAACCACTGGACGGTATGGGAGGATCTTCAATTTTTAGAATCAAGCAAGGCGATCCAAACGTATCTGTTATTATTGAAACATTAACTGAACACAATACACGTTATTGTATGGCGCAAACTTATATACCAGCTATAACAAATGGGGATAAACGGGTTTTAATTGTTGATGGTGAACCTGTACCTTTTTGTCTAGCAAGAATACCACAAAAAGGTGAAACACGAGGTAACCTAGCGGCAGGTGGTCATGGTGAAGTGAGAGCATTAAACGAAAGTGATTGGCATATTGCTAAAAGTGTTGCTCCTACTCTAAAAGAAAAAGGATTATTATTTGTAGGTTTGGACATTATCGGTGATAAACTCACTGAAATTAATGTTACTAGCCCAACCTGTGTTCGTGAAATTGAAGCAGAAAATCCAAATCTTTCAATTACTGGCATGCTTATGGATGCCATTGAACGTCGATTAAATAAGTTGAGTTAAAAATGATAAGAGAATTTAAAAGTACTGATTTAGATAAAGTCATGGCAATATGGTTACAAGGTAATGAACAAGCACATAACTTTATTGATAGTAATTTTTTCAAACAAAATTTTGATATTGTAAAAATGTTGATCCCAATGTCAACCGTGTATGTTCAAGATCTTGATGGAGTTAAAGGCTTTATTGGTATAACTGAAAATTATATTTCAGGGTTATTTGTTGAACAAAATTATCGTCAACAAGGTACAGGTAAAGCTTTGGTTAATAAAGCTAAACAACGCTATAATCAACTTTTTGTTCACGTCTATAAAAAAAATACTGATGCAATTAACTTTTTTCTTTCACAAAACTTTGAAATCATATCAGAATCAATCAATGAAGAAAGCAATGAATCAGAATTATTATTACGTTGCGATATTGAGCATAATGTTAAAATCGGTAAATGTGCTTTATAAACAATTGAAGATGTGAGCATATGAATTTAAAAAATCATTTTATTATCGCTATGCCGAACATGAACGATGTATTATTTAGTCGTTCTGTTGTATATATTTGTGAGCATAACCGTGATGGTGCCATGGGCATTATTATCAATAAACCCATTATTGAACTGAATATTTCAACGATACTAACCCGTCTTGAAATTACTGCATCAAGAAATTGTGCCGAACTTGAATATCCTGTATTTGCAGGGGGGCCGATTGCAGAAGAACAAGGCTTTATATTACACACACCACAAACGGGTTTTTCATCGAGTATTCAAATTTCTGATGATGTCATGATAACCACATCTCTGGATTTGTTAAAATCCATTGGTACCAGTCAACAACCTAAAGATCTTTTATTGGCATTGGGTTATTCCAGTTGGCAACCGTTGCAACTTGAAGATGAAGTTGCTAGAAATGATTGGTTGGTTGCTGATGCTGACGCTAAAATTATTTTTGAAATTCCTTTTGAAAATCGCTGGGAAAAAGCAGCCGAATCATTGGGCGTCAATATGAACACTATTTCACACCAAATGGGTAATGCATAACCGATGGCAACAGTAATTGCATTTGATTTTGGCACCTTTAGTATTGGTGCCGCCATTGGTCAGGATGTGACTAGAACAGCTAATCCTCTTTGTTCATTTAAAGCTCGTGACGGCATACCTAATTGGCAACATATTGAAAAAATTCTAAATGAGTGGCAACCTGATTTATTAGTCGTAGGTCTACCGTTAAACATGGATGGAACAGAACAGCCATTAACGGCAAGAGCCCGTAAGTTTGCTAATCGATTACATGGACGCTTTGGTTATCAAGTTCATCTGCAAGATGAACGGTTATCAACAGTTGAAGCGAAATCACGTATTTTTGCTTCTCGTGGTTATCGTGCTCTTGAAAAAGGTCATGTTGATGCTACCTCTGCTGTTATTATTTTAGAAAGTTGGTTTGATAACAATTAGCAAACTGAATTAATTTTTTATTTATTAAATAATTCATCGCCAACAAATTTCAACCTTGCTAAAATAACTAGCAATTTTTCTACTGTAAGGATTGCTCGCTGTGTCAAACAATAAATCTCTCAGTTATAAAGATGCTGGTGTCGATATCGATGCTGGCAATGAACTGGTCAATCGCATTAAATCGGTTGTAAAAGAAACTAAACGCCCAGAAGTATTGGGTGGACTAGGTGGTTTTGGTGCACTGTGTGCTATTCCACAAAAATACAAAGAACCCATTTTAGTATCTGGTACAGATGGTGTTGGTACTAAATTACGTCTTGCAATGGATTTGAACCGCCATGAATCAATTGGTATTGATTTGGTAGCAATGTGTGTTAATGACCTTATTGTTCAAGGGGCTGAACCTTTATTTTTCCTTGACTATTATGCAACGGGAAAACTTAATGTTGATGTTGCTACAACAGTTGTTACAGGCATTGCAGAGGGTTGTAAACAATCGGGGTGTGCATTAGTCGGTGGAGAAACAGCGGAAATGCCAGGCATGTATCATGGCAATGACTATGATTTAGCAGGATTTTGTGTCGGTGTCGTTGAAAAATTGCAAATGATTGATGGTACTAAAGTTCAAGACGGTGATGCATTAATTGCATTAGCATCAAGTGGCATACACTCCAATGGCTATTCACTAGTACGAAAAATTATTGAAGTGAGTGGTGTTAACCCAGTCATTGAACAACTTGAGGGAAAACCACTTGCTGATCATCTGCTTGCACCAACTAAAATTTACGTCAAATCTGTTCTTGATTTAATTGCTCAGATTGAAGATGTTCATGCAATTGTTCATATTACTGGTGGTGGTTTTTGGGAAAACATTCCGCGCGTACTACCCGATGGCACTCAAGCAATAATAAACGAAGCGAGTTGGCAATGGCCACCAATATTTGATTGGTTACAAAAAACCGGTAATATCAGTCGTCATGAAATGTACCGCACTTTTAACTGTGGCGTAGGTTTAATTATTGCTTTGCCAAATTCACTAGTAGAGAAAGCAATCTCTATACTTAAGCAGCATGGTGAAAAAGCATGGTTATTAGGTGAAATTAAATACTCAACATCAACTGACCGCGTTGTGATCAAGTAAGATAACTTTATGATATTATTCTAAAAGTTAACCTCTAGGGTAATATCATTTTTAACAAATTTAATGGGATAAATATTAAAGATTATTGACTTATTATCAATCATTAAATCACTGGATATCTTTATCATACTATGCATTCACCATAACTATTTGTCTATCTGAAAATCTGTTTTTTTGTGTATCCTATTAATATCTCAACAAAAAACTGGACCAATCAGTAATTCAAAAACTTCAACTCAAAATTTAATATAAAAATAACTAAAAGCTATCTTACTTTCTGATACAATAGTTGAAATTTATAATAATTAAGTAATGTCGTAACACTATAAATTACAAGGTTTTTTAATGATCATATCAGATGCTAATAGCGCGGTATCCTCCGTCGCTTATCGTGCAAACGAAGTCATTGCCATTTATCCAATTACTCCTAGTTCTTCAATGGCCGAGCAAGCCAGCACATGGGCAGAATTTGATAAGCCCAATGTATTTGGTGATATTCCAAGAGTCGTTGAAATGCAATCCGAAGCAGGTGCAATTGCAACTGTACATGGTGCATTAATGACTGGTGCATTAGCAACATCGTTTACATCATCACAAGGATTATTGTTGATGATTCCTTCTCTGTATAAAATAGCAGGTGAACTTACACCATTTGTCTTACATGTTGCTGCACGTACAGTTGCGACGCATGCTTTGTCAATTTTTGGTGATCATTCTGATGTTATGTCCATTCGACAAACTGGTTTTGCTATGCTTTGTTCTAGCTCCGTCCAAGAAGCACAAGATTTAGCATTAATCTCACAAATTGCCAGTTTTAATAGCCGAATTCCATTTGTCCATTTTTTTGACGGTTTCCGAACATCACATGAAGTTAATAAGATTTATCCTCTTTCAGATGAAGACATTCATAATCTTTTGCCGCATGAAGCAATTAAAGCCTATCGTTCACAAGCACTGACACCTGATAAACCGGTGATCCGAGGTACGTCTGCTAATCCTGATACTTATTTTCAATGTCGAGAAGCAATTAACAGTTATTATGATAATGCCTATCAGCACGTTGTTGATGCTATGACGACTTTTGAAAAACAAACAGGTCGAAAATATCAACCTTTTGAGTATTATGGTGCCAGTGATGCTGAGCGAATCATTATAATTATGGGCTCAGGCGCGAGTACCAGTAAAGAAGTTGTTGATCATCTTCTTAAAGAAAATCAAAAAGTCGGCATAGTGATTGTTCGATTGTTTCGTCCATTTTCAGCTCAACATTTACTTGCTGTCATTCCCAATAGTGTTAAAAAAATTGCGGTATTGGATAGAACTAAAGAACCAGGTGCTCAAGCAGAACCTTTATACTTAGATGTTATGACAGCTTTTGCTGAGAGCTTATCTCGTGGAGAACGTAACCTAATGCCAAAGATTGTAGGAGGACGTTACGGATTATCCTCTAAAGAGTTTGATCCCCGCTGTGTACTTGGCATTTTTAACGAGCTTGATTTAGATAAACCAAGACCTCGATTTACCGTGGGCATATATGATGATATTACAGGCCTATCATTACCACTACCAGATAAGTCTATTCCACAAAAATCTGCTCTAGAAGCACTGTTTTACGGTCTCGGTAGCGATGGAACGGTTTCTGCAACCAAAAATAATATTAAAATAATTGGGGATAGTTCACCTTTTTATGTACAAGGTTTTTTTGTTTATGATTCCAAAAAAGCAGGTGGATTAACAACATCTCACTTACGAGTAAGCTTAGATCCAATTGATTCACCTTATTTGATTACCAGCGCACATTTTATTGGTTGTCATCAAGACCAATTTATAGATAAATATCAGATTGTCGATAAACTCAAAGATGATGGTATTTTCTTACTTAATACCCCTTATAATAAAGACGAAATTTGGCATCGTTTACCTAAAGAAGTTCAGGTGCAATTAATTAAGAAAAGAGCCCATTTTTATATAATTAATGCCGCTAAAATTGCGCGTGAATGTAACTTAGGAGCAAGAATTAATACTGTCATGCAGGCGGCTTTTTTTCATCTATCTGATATATTTAAAAATGATTTTAGCATCGCACAATTAAAA encodes:
- the rsmE gene encoding 16S rRNA (uracil(1498)-N(3))-methyltransferase; the protein is MTRIFQPFHINQNSLITLNDDAFNHLIRVLRMKIGEEIILFDGSNHITPAIIHEINKKSVTVKTTKTVLDNRESLLNIHLGQVISRGEKMEFTIQKSVELGVNTITPLLSERCGVKLDEERMNKKVQQWQKIVISACEQCGRNVIPVINPVMKLENWCASLTSPLRLNLHPKAQYGVKQLPYDQHNISLLIGPEGGLTDAEINMTHRFDFTDILLGPRILRTETAALTAITALQVYLGDLG
- the gshB gene encoding glutathione synthase, with product MIKLGIVMDPISHIKIKKDTSFAMLHEAQKRGYQLFYMEMNDLFLRNGEAYATTKTLKVYNDHSHWFDFTEEQTIPLSDLDVILMRKDPPFDTEFIYATYILERAEAKGVLVVNKPQSLRDCNEKLFTAWFAQFTPETLVTRQTQHIKAFHQQYSDIILKPLDGMGGSSIFRIKQGDPNVSVIIETLTEHNTRYCMAQTYIPAITNGDKRVLIVDGEPVPFCLARIPQKGETRGNLAAGGHGEVRALNESDWHIAKSVAPTLKEKGLLFVGLDIIGDKLTEINVTSPTCVREIEAENPNLSITGMLMDAIERRLNKLS
- a CDS encoding GNAT family N-acetyltransferase — translated: MIREFKSTDLDKVMAIWLQGNEQAHNFIDSNFFKQNFDIVKMLIPMSTVYVQDLDGVKGFIGITENYISGLFVEQNYRQQGTGKALVNKAKQRYNQLFVHVYKKNTDAINFFLSQNFEIISESINEESNESELLLRCDIEHNVKIGKCAL
- a CDS encoding YqgE/AlgH family protein, whose protein sequence is MNLKNHFIIAMPNMNDVLFSRSVVYICEHNRDGAMGIIINKPIIELNISTILTRLEITASRNCAELEYPVFAGGPIAEEQGFILHTPQTGFSSSIQISDDVMITTSLDLLKSIGTSQQPKDLLLALGYSSWQPLQLEDEVARNDWLVADADAKIIFEIPFENRWEKAAESLGVNMNTISHQMGNA
- the ruvX gene encoding Holliday junction resolvase RuvX, with translation MATVIAFDFGTFSIGAAIGQDVTRTANPLCSFKARDGIPNWQHIEKILNEWQPDLLVVGLPLNMDGTEQPLTARARKFANRLHGRFGYQVHLQDERLSTVEAKSRIFASRGYRALEKGHVDATSAVIILESWFDNN
- the purM gene encoding phosphoribosylformylglycinamidine cyclo-ligase; protein product: MSNNKSLSYKDAGVDIDAGNELVNRIKSVVKETKRPEVLGGLGGFGALCAIPQKYKEPILVSGTDGVGTKLRLAMDLNRHESIGIDLVAMCVNDLIVQGAEPLFFLDYYATGKLNVDVATTVVTGIAEGCKQSGCALVGGETAEMPGMYHGNDYDLAGFCVGVVEKLQMIDGTKVQDGDALIALASSGIHSNGYSLVRKIIEVSGVNPVIEQLEGKPLADHLLAPTKIYVKSVLDLIAQIEDVHAIVHITGGGFWENIPRVLPDGTQAIINEASWQWPPIFDWLQKTGNISRHEMYRTFNCGVGLIIALPNSLVEKAISILKQHGEKAWLLGEIKYSTSTDRVVIK